One window of the Zygotorulaspora mrakii chromosome 6, complete sequence genome contains the following:
- the CTF4 gene encoding chromatin-binding protein CTF4 (similar to Saccharomyces cerevisiae CTF4 (YPR135W); ancestral locus Anc_3.473) has product MSKIIDKSVFDYGGKTLVSLASDNKTLCVANKNGLSKVLQINKPEDEPEILEIAKNLTSIRCASDTTCLVTTLQGDAYRYDLEHPMDQLLVRSALPFRDCTILHGGRMAVFGGDDLEMSIVELDNEAFTKHVVKVDEQISQLSYSTQTNLLSVSFINGNVQFFSLSSTRPNKVQELKGYIPANSYNDAHTDRLLQKLNEIDEVTYPETPDDGEDHDVIKDAEFCDENRICTRPAWHPTGLQFGLPCEDSTVKIFSVKGYELIKTLVNSSFSKSHFIDLQFEPLHGNYVAAVDLQNRLTIWNWLTSEISFKKEFKQKITNFVWRPQPDSKTLDLIMGTWSGEIIIVHSAVESVKDVNSDYQSNVDGIKKTSLFVESDLEESDSDFATGRHQGPSDKHIENGEHVFDENRDQDGSKRIYHFDDEEDFIDDDDGAGYVTEKKHKNDRSTFDSKNYQGKFITPASHTYHYKPLSPGATPFGNSDRRYLTMNNVGYVSLVKNNLQNSITVSFFDIGRFKEYHFEDIFGYDVCSLNENGALFAQSRSGQVHYRSHTMLNSNWTKTIPIQQGEKITCVAATPKRIFLGTSFGYMRTFNQFGVPLSVEKMSPVVAISAQDYRVFAVHYSQYNGVSYSIFEQSSHLSKYYQKECSLPIALPQSIARGNSNIETDFTSFNPLGIKSLFFSTYGDPCIFASDNVLLVLSKWRHSAESKWLPLLDANMEVWRISGGNEKSQVHIWPLGLTYDTLNCILVKGKNMWPEFPLPLPSEMEVRIPIYVKSVILQEIKKKRDEALAGEAEAATNTGHERELTEVAVPSQMAAEEEFLRSKVLSSLLGDSLENDGELYGNENELLASLNGAYDKSLLRLFATACSDQNSDMALSLAQELKQDRALIAAAKISERAELPNLVKRVNDLREARFEQQMNYAQ; this is encoded by the coding sequence ATGTCAAAAATAATCGACAAGTCAGTCTTTGACTACGGAGGAAAGACTTTGGTGTCCCTTGCTTCAGATAACAAGACACTTTGTGTTGCTAACAAAAACGGTTTAAGCAAAGTGTTACAAATCAACAAACCAGAAGACGAGCCTGAAATTCTCGAGATTGCTAAGAATTTGACTTCTATTCGATGTGCTTCCGATACTACCTGCCTTGTCACAACTTTACAAGGTGACGCCTATAGGTATGATCTTGAGCACCCCATGGATCAATTGCTTGTAAGATCTGCTCTACCTTTTCGCGATTGTACCATTTTGCATGGTGGAAGGATGGCAGTATTCGGCGGAGATGACCTAGAGATGTCGATCGTGGAATTAGACAATGAAGCTTTTACAAAGCATGTCGTGAAGGTAGACGAACAAATATCACAACTTTCATACAGTACACAGACCAATCTACTTTCTGTATCATTTATTAACGGAAATGTACAGTTCTTTTCTCTGTCCTCCACAAGACCCAATAAAGTGCAAGAATTGAAGGGCTATATTCCTGCCAATTCATATAACGACGCCCACACAGATAGACTTTTGCAAaagttgaatgaaatagaTGAGGTGACTTATCCTGAAACTCCAGACGATGGTGAAGATCATGATGTCATCAAAGACGCTGAGTTTTGTGACGAGAATAGAATTTGCACCCGTCCAGCATGGCATCCTACAGGATTACAATTCGGATTACCTTGTGAAGACTCGACagtaaaaattttctctgTAAAGGGCTACGAACTAATCAAGACTTTGGTCAATTCCTCCTTTTCTAAATCCCACTTTATTGATCTACAATTTGAGCCACTGCACGGTAACTACGTGGCTGCAGTTGACCTGCAAAACAGATTAACAATATGGAATTGGCTTACCTCTGAGATCTCATTTAAGAAAGAATTCAAGCAAAAGATTACAAACTTTGTTTGGAGGCCTCAACCAGATTCGAAAACGTTGGATCTCATCATGGGGACTTGGTCGGGCGAGATAATCATCGTTCATAGCGCGGTTGAATCTGTCAAAGATGTCAACTCTGACTATCAATCAAATGTTGATGGAATTAAGAAGACGAGTTTATTCGTGGAGTCGGACCTGGAGGAGAGCGATTCGGATTTTGCTACAGGAAGGCATCAAGGGCCTTCCGACAaacatattgaaaatggagAACATGTGTTCGATGAAAATAGGGACCAAGATGGTTCTAAGCGAATTTATCATttcgatgatgaagaagacttcattgacgatgatgatggcgCCGGTTATGTCACGGAAAAGAAGcataaaaatgatagatCAACATTTGACTCAAAAAATTATCAGGGAAAGTTTATCACACCTGCTTCACACACCTATCACTATAAACCTTTGTCGCCTGGTGCCACCCCATTTGGTAATAGTGACAGAAGATACCTGACAATGAATAATGTTGGATACGTTTCTTTGGTGAAAAACAATCTACAAAACAGTATTACGGTATCCTTCTTCGATATTGGGCGTTTTAAAGAATACCACTTTGAGGATATCTTTGGTTATGATGTCTGCtcattgaatgaaaatggGGCATTATTTGCTCAATCAAGATCAGGCCAAGTTCATTATAGGTCCCATACCATGTTGAACTCAAACTGGACCAAAACTATTCCAATACAACAAGGAGAAAAGATTACTTGTGTTGCAGCAACACCAAAGAGAATATTCTTGGGTACTTCATTCGGCTACATGAGGACTTTCAATCAATTCGGTGTTCCATTGTCGGTTGAAAAGATGTCTCCTGTGGTAGCCATTTCCGCGCAGGATTACAGAGTGTTTGCAGTCCACTATTCACAATATAATGGTGTTTCGTATTCTATTTTTGAGCAATCTTCtcatttatcaaaatacTACCAGAAAGAATGCTCTCTACCTATAGCACTTCCTcaatctatcgcgagagGAAACTCTAATATTGAGACAGATTTCACAAGTTTCAACCCCCTTGGGATTAAAagcttatttttttctacTTACGGAGATCCCTGTATTTTCGCTAGCGACAATGTTCTATTGGTATTGTCTAAATGGCGGCACTCCGCAGAAAGTAAATGGTTGCCACTTCTTGACGCAAATATGGAGGTTTGGAGGATTTCGGGAGGCAATGAGAAATCACAAGTGCATATATGGCCTCTGGGACTCACATATGATACGCTGAATTGTATCCTGGTTAAAGGAAAGAATATGTGGCCAGAATTCCCTTTGCCACTACCTTCAGAAATGGAAGTCAGAATACCAATATATGTCAAAAGTGTTATACTCcaagaaattaaaaaaaagagggATGAAGCTCTCGCTGGAGAGGCAGAAGCTGCCACTAATACAGGTCATGAAAGAGAACTCACGGAGGTTGCTGTTCCTTCACAAATGGCTGCAGAGGAAGAGTTCCTCAGATCTAAAGTTCTCTCATCGTTACTAGGTGATTCTTTGGAGAACGACGGTGAGTTGTACggtaatgaaaatgagCTACTGGCCTCATTGAATGGCGCTTATGACAAGTCGCTCCTGAGATTATTTGCCACGGCCTGCTCGGATCAGAATTCGGATATGGCCCTATCATTGGCACAAGAGTTAAAACAAGATAGAGCGCTGATTGCAGCAGCTAAAATATCAGAAAGGGCAGAGCTGCCCAATTTGGTCAAACGGGTAAACGATCTTAGAGAGGCAAGGTTCGAGCAACAAATGAATTATGCGCAATAA
- the COG2 gene encoding Golgi transport complex subunit COG2 (similar to Saccharomyces cerevisiae COG2 (YGR120C); ancestral locus Anc_3.472) gives MDFLEDDEIDLDLPTVTDIDRDLFTKEVEKAGDISAACISFDVDDFLMNNNFQYMPLEDLIKDFSHLSQNMVHILMDKITNKYDDCLKFCEPYIDRDNESALDLQKAKMDVNQFIAQLDKLMHKDLARTRKVISETLDYVRKLDDFWHQLDDQARIPDMLALAKQLSKTLHMMCGTETLEETLCIELMAQLHSLVIRISSVLEGLSIINSTYVHHLQNEYHGLLQEFQISLKILTDRCLQDPKQYEKLSRALVSTLHQ, from the coding sequence ATGGACTTTttagaagatgatgaaattgactTAGATTTACCTACTGTTACAGACATTGATAGAGACCTGTTTACGAAAGAGGTTGAAAAGGCAGGTGATATCTCTGCTGCCTGTATTTCCTTTGACGTTGATGACTTCCTGATGAATAACAACTTTCAGTACATGCCGTTGGAAGACTtgatcaaagatttttcacatCTTTCACAGAATATGGTACACATATTAATGGACAAAATCACGAACAAATATGACGattgcttgaaattttgcgAACCGTACATAGATCGTGACAACGAAAGCGCATTGGATTTGCAAAAGGCGAAGATGGACGTAAACCAATTCATTGCACAGCTAGATAAATTGATGCATAAGGATTTAGCGCGCACAAGAAAAGTGATTTCAGAAACATTGGACTACGTGCGAAAGCTGGACGATTTTTGGCATCAACTAGATGATCAAGCACGAATACCTGACATGCTAGCCTTGGCGAAGCAGTTGAGTAAGACATTACATATGATGTGCGGCACGGAAACCTTAGAAGAAACTCTATGTATAGAGCTGATGGCACAATTGCACTCGCTAGTGATAAGGATTAGTTCAGTGTTGGAAGGTTTATCAATCATCAATTCAACATATGTGCACCACTTACAAAACGAGTATCATGGTCTCCTGCAAGAGTTTCAGATATCCCTCAAAATACTCACTGATAGATGCCTTCAAGATCCAAAACAATACGAGAAACTCTCAAGAGCTCTCGTGTCAActcttcatcaatag